A genomic region of Chelonia mydas isolate rCheMyd1 chromosome 9, rCheMyd1.pri.v2, whole genome shotgun sequence contains the following coding sequences:
- the LONRF3 gene encoding LON peptidase N-terminal domain and RING finger protein 3 isoform X1, translated as MGSHPLLPFELAAELCGSPLQVDAPSLVPEWQVLLKRADALAYGGRLHEACQLYQLASRHQQLRAEQLEKLVECLAQGVRLREQLPACCSGGGSLLQPRDWDIFSCRKCQGFLFEPVSLPCGHTFCKKCLERERATESRCALCQDEGGLAAGQHLRVNVILSNLLAKWFPGQVTASQLRHEGNLLYKEKKLQAALQKYDEAVSLAPNDHLLYSNRSQINSTLKSYEDALHDAETACRLQPYWSKGHLRKGQALANMGKIEDSLREFLFCLALDFGNRTAKSEAQKLLLSLFSPIPGNAQEHLPDTLQLLSPHSRLKGNLLNSVGSGDSSHNLPRLLKVNVEQKKCFPAQEEQKRTDLGSLRKSIQMIESVKGCSEDENKHDSAPESALLISEKCSLLKRKHCSEEVRSAEVPCKLMKKGTIDAKGSSAGCRIPFEFVDPSDLDCSLCMRLFYEPVTTHCGHTFCLKCLERCLDHNPKCPLCKEGLSECLALRKYCKTVLMEELIAKYLPEELTERRKIYEEEIAELSNLNKNVPIFVCTMAYPTVPCPLHIFEPCYRLMIRRCMETGTKQFGMCIGDPIKGFADYGCILEIRNVEFFADGRSVVDSIGKRRFKVVEHSQRDGYNTADIEYIEDQKVQGESYAELLVLHDSVYDQAYMWFNSLKQALKSRILSHFGPMPAKDPDPQASPNGPAWCWWVLAVLPLESRAQLPFLAMKSLKDRLNGIRRVLTFMSRTRSR; from the exons ATGGGCTCCCACCCGCTGCTGCCGTTCGAGCTGGCGGCCGAGCTCTGCGGCAGCCCGCTGCAGGTGGATGCCCCGAGCCTGGTGCCCGAGTGGCAGGTGCTGCTCAAGCGGGCCGACGCGCTGGCCTACGGGGGCCGGCTCCACGAAGCCTGCCAGCTCTACCAGCTGGCCTCCCGCCACCAGCAGCTGCGGGCGGAGCAGCTGGAGAAGCTGGTGGAGTGCCTGGCGCAGGGCGTGCGGCTCCGGGAGCAGCTGCCCGCCTGCTGTAGCGGCGGGGGCAGCCTCCTGCAGCCCCGGGACTGGGATATCTTCAGCTGTCGCAAATGCCAGGGCTTCCTCTTCGAGCCCGTCTCTTTGCCTTGCGGACACACGTTTTGCAAAAAGTGCCTGGAGCGGGAGCGGGCCACCGAGTCCCGCTGCGCTCTGTGCCAGGACGAAGGGGGCTTGGCGGCCGGGCAACACCTCCGCGTCAATGTCATCCTCAGCAACCTGCTGGCCAAGTGGTTCCCCGGCCAAGTGACGGCATCGCAGCTCAGGCACGAAGGGAACCTCTTATATAAGGAGAAGAAGCTGCAAGCTGCCCTGCAGAAGTACGATGAAGCAGTCAGCCTCG CTCCAAATGACCATTTATTATATAGCAACCGGTCCCAGATTAATTCTACTTTGAAATCTTATGAAGATGCATTGCATGATGCAGAAACAGCATGCAGGCTCCAACCATATTGGTCAAAG GGTCACTTAAGGAAAGGACAAGCATTAGCTAATATGGGGAAAATAGAAGATTCTTTAAGAGAGTTTCTATTTTGCCTTGCCTTGGATTTTGGGAACAGGACAGCTAAATCAGAGGCTCAAAAG CTTCTACTTAGTTTATTTTCACCCATCCCGGGAAACGCTCAGGAACACTTACCAGATACCCTGCAGCTGTTGTCACCTCACTCTAGATTGAAGGGGAACCTTCTAAATTCAGTGGGATCTGGAGACAGCAGCCATAACCTACCAAGATTGCTCAAG GTAAATGTGGAACAGAAAAAGTGTTTCCCTGCTCAGGAAGAACAAAAAAGGACTGACCTTGGCAGTCTGAGAAAATCCATTCAGATGATAGAAAGTGTAAAAGGCTGCTCAGAAGATGAGAACAAACATGACTCCGCCCCAGAGTCTGCACTTCTCATTTCTGAGAAATGCAGCCTTCTGAAGAGAAAGCACTGCTCTGAGGAAGTGAGAAGTGCTGAGGTGCCCTGCAAACTCATGAAGAAAG GTACAATTGATGCCAAGGGATCTAGTGCTGGGTGCCGCATTCCATTTGAATTTGTGGACCCCTCTGACCTGGATTGCTCTTTGTGTATGAG GCTTTTTTATGAACCTGTCACCACGCATTGTGGGCACACCTTCTGCCTGAAATGTCTTGAAAGATGCCTAGATCACAACCCAAAATGTCCCCTGTGCAAAGAAGGCCTTTCTGAG TGCTTGGCTCTGAGGAAATACTGCAAAACAGTACTGATGGAGGAGTTAATAGCGAAGTATCTTCCAGAGGAACTCACTGAGAGAAGGAAGATTTATGAAGAGGAAATTGCAGAGCTTTCCAA CTTAAATAAGAACGTTCCCATCTTTGTCTGCACAATGGCCTATCCTACAGTCCCTTGCCCTCTGCACATCTTTGAGCCATGTTATCGACTGATGATTCGAAGATGCATGGAGACTGGCACCAAGCAATTTGGAATGTGTATCGGTGATCCTATCAAGGG gtttgCTGATTATGGCTGCATTCTGGAGATCAGAAATGTTGAATTCTTTGCTGACGGTCGCTCTGTAGTAGACAGCATTGGCAAGAGGAGGTTTAAGGTGGTAGAGCACAGCCAGCGTGATGGATACAACACAGCAGATATTGAGTACATTGAGGATCAGAAG GTACAAGGAGAGAGCTATGCTGAGTTACTTGTTCTACATGATTCTGTGTATGATCAGGCTTATATGTGGTTTAACTCACTCAAACAAGCACTCAAGAGTCGAATTCTCAGTCATTTTGGTCCAATGCCAGCTAAGGATCCTGACCCACAG GCTAGCCCCAATGGCCCTGCGTGGTGCTGGTGGGTCCTTGCTGTCCTTCCACTTGAGAGTAGAGCTCAGCTTCCGTTTCTTGCCATGAAATCCCTGAAAGACCGCTTGAATGGCATCAGACGTGTCCTTACGTTTATGTCCCGTACAAGGTCACGATGA
- the LONRF3 gene encoding LON peptidase N-terminal domain and RING finger protein 3 isoform X2, producing MGSHPLLPFELAAELCGSPLQVDAPSLVPEWQVLLKRADALAYGGRLHEACQLYQLASRHQQLRAEQLEKLVECLAQGVRLREQLPACCSGGGSLLQPRDWDIFSCRKCQGFLFEPVSLPCGHTFCKKCLERERATESRCALCQDEGGLAAGQHLRVNVILSNLLAKWFPGQVTASQLRHEGNLLYKEKKLQAALQKYDEAVSLAPNDHLLYSNRSQINSTLKSYEDALHDAETACRLQPYWSKGHLRKGQALANMGKIEDSLREFLFCLALDFGNRTAKSEAQKLLLSLFSPIPGNAQEHLPDTLQLLSPHSRLKGNLLNSVGSGDSSHNLPRLLKVNVEQKKCFPAQEEQKRTDLGSLRKSIQMIESVKGCSEDENKHDSAPESALLISEKCSLLKRKHCSEEVRSAEVPCKLMKKGTIDAKGSSAGCRIPFEFVDPSDLDCSLCMRLFYEPVTTHCGHTFCLKCLERCLDHNPKCPLCKEGLSECLALRKYCKTVLMEELIAKYLPEELTERRKIYEEEIAELSNLNKNVPIFVCTMAYPTVPCPLHIFEPCYRLMIRRCMETGTKQFGMCIGDPIKGFADYGCILEIRNVEFFADGRSVVDSIGKRRFKVVEHSQRDGYNTADIEYIEDQKASPNGPAWCWWVLAVLPLESRAQLPFLAMKSLKDRLNGIRRVLTFMSRTRSR from the exons ATGGGCTCCCACCCGCTGCTGCCGTTCGAGCTGGCGGCCGAGCTCTGCGGCAGCCCGCTGCAGGTGGATGCCCCGAGCCTGGTGCCCGAGTGGCAGGTGCTGCTCAAGCGGGCCGACGCGCTGGCCTACGGGGGCCGGCTCCACGAAGCCTGCCAGCTCTACCAGCTGGCCTCCCGCCACCAGCAGCTGCGGGCGGAGCAGCTGGAGAAGCTGGTGGAGTGCCTGGCGCAGGGCGTGCGGCTCCGGGAGCAGCTGCCCGCCTGCTGTAGCGGCGGGGGCAGCCTCCTGCAGCCCCGGGACTGGGATATCTTCAGCTGTCGCAAATGCCAGGGCTTCCTCTTCGAGCCCGTCTCTTTGCCTTGCGGACACACGTTTTGCAAAAAGTGCCTGGAGCGGGAGCGGGCCACCGAGTCCCGCTGCGCTCTGTGCCAGGACGAAGGGGGCTTGGCGGCCGGGCAACACCTCCGCGTCAATGTCATCCTCAGCAACCTGCTGGCCAAGTGGTTCCCCGGCCAAGTGACGGCATCGCAGCTCAGGCACGAAGGGAACCTCTTATATAAGGAGAAGAAGCTGCAAGCTGCCCTGCAGAAGTACGATGAAGCAGTCAGCCTCG CTCCAAATGACCATTTATTATATAGCAACCGGTCCCAGATTAATTCTACTTTGAAATCTTATGAAGATGCATTGCATGATGCAGAAACAGCATGCAGGCTCCAACCATATTGGTCAAAG GGTCACTTAAGGAAAGGACAAGCATTAGCTAATATGGGGAAAATAGAAGATTCTTTAAGAGAGTTTCTATTTTGCCTTGCCTTGGATTTTGGGAACAGGACAGCTAAATCAGAGGCTCAAAAG CTTCTACTTAGTTTATTTTCACCCATCCCGGGAAACGCTCAGGAACACTTACCAGATACCCTGCAGCTGTTGTCACCTCACTCTAGATTGAAGGGGAACCTTCTAAATTCAGTGGGATCTGGAGACAGCAGCCATAACCTACCAAGATTGCTCAAG GTAAATGTGGAACAGAAAAAGTGTTTCCCTGCTCAGGAAGAACAAAAAAGGACTGACCTTGGCAGTCTGAGAAAATCCATTCAGATGATAGAAAGTGTAAAAGGCTGCTCAGAAGATGAGAACAAACATGACTCCGCCCCAGAGTCTGCACTTCTCATTTCTGAGAAATGCAGCCTTCTGAAGAGAAAGCACTGCTCTGAGGAAGTGAGAAGTGCTGAGGTGCCCTGCAAACTCATGAAGAAAG GTACAATTGATGCCAAGGGATCTAGTGCTGGGTGCCGCATTCCATTTGAATTTGTGGACCCCTCTGACCTGGATTGCTCTTTGTGTATGAG GCTTTTTTATGAACCTGTCACCACGCATTGTGGGCACACCTTCTGCCTGAAATGTCTTGAAAGATGCCTAGATCACAACCCAAAATGTCCCCTGTGCAAAGAAGGCCTTTCTGAG TGCTTGGCTCTGAGGAAATACTGCAAAACAGTACTGATGGAGGAGTTAATAGCGAAGTATCTTCCAGAGGAACTCACTGAGAGAAGGAAGATTTATGAAGAGGAAATTGCAGAGCTTTCCAA CTTAAATAAGAACGTTCCCATCTTTGTCTGCACAATGGCCTATCCTACAGTCCCTTGCCCTCTGCACATCTTTGAGCCATGTTATCGACTGATGATTCGAAGATGCATGGAGACTGGCACCAAGCAATTTGGAATGTGTATCGGTGATCCTATCAAGGG gtttgCTGATTATGGCTGCATTCTGGAGATCAGAAATGTTGAATTCTTTGCTGACGGTCGCTCTGTAGTAGACAGCATTGGCAAGAGGAGGTTTAAGGTGGTAGAGCACAGCCAGCGTGATGGATACAACACAGCAGATATTGAGTACATTGAGGATCAGAAG GCTAGCCCCAATGGCCCTGCGTGGTGCTGGTGGGTCCTTGCTGTCCTTCCACTTGAGAGTAGAGCTCAGCTTCCGTTTCTTGCCATGAAATCCCTGAAAGACCGCTTGAATGGCATCAGACGTGTCCTTACGTTTATGTCCCGTACAAGGTCACGATGA